A window from Myxocyprinus asiaticus isolate MX2 ecotype Aquarium Trade chromosome 37, UBuf_Myxa_2, whole genome shotgun sequence encodes these proteins:
- the LOC127427798 gene encoding protein snail homolog Sna-like, with protein MPRSFLVKKYFTSKRPNYSELECQNDTLPDRYPLAELPAVSNDFPVTCLTTGLVWDVTLLPSLHDPTSPTTLSTSQGPLDLSSPSSVSCSSSGEEDEGRTSDPPSPDSSDTYHPQQTSRPRRSTKNRAAQREDKSDAPVPATRPAFFCKHCPKEYNSLGALKMHIRSHTLPCVCPTCGKAFSRPWLLRGHIRTHTGERPFSCQHCNRAFADRSNLRAHLQTHADVKKYQCGTCSRTFSRMSLLQKHTATGCCPSTA; from the exons ATGCCTCGCTCTTTCCTGGTAAAAAAGTATTTCACCAGCAAGAGGCCAAACTACAGCGAGTTGGAATGTCAAAATG ATACTTTGCCAGACAGATACCCACTTGCAGAACTCCCAGCAGTCAGCAATGACTTCCCCGTGACTTGCTTGACCACTGGACTGGTTTGGGACGTCACCTTGTTACCTTCCCTGCATGATCCCACATCCCCAACCACCCTCTCCACTAGCCAGGGCCCACTGGACCTCAGCTCGCCCTCCAGTGTCAGCTGCAGCAGCAGTGGGGAGGAAGATGAAGGACGCACATCAGATCCACCGAGCCCGGATTCCTCAGACACATACCACCCACAACAGACGAGCAGACCGAGACGAAGCACCAAGAACAGGGCAGCGCAGAGGGAGGACAAGAGCGACGCCCCTGTCCCCGCCACCCGTCCAGCCTTTTTCTGCAAGCACTGTCCCAAAGAATACAACAGTCTTGGTGCCCTGAAAATGCACATCCGCTCACACACACTACCATGTGTGTGTCCCACCTGCGGAAAAGCCTTCTCCCGACCCTGGCTGTTAAGAGGACATATTCGCACACACACAG GCGAACGTCCATTTTCCTGCCAGCATTGCAATCGCGCCTTTGCTGACCGATCAAACCTGAGGGCGCACCTGCAAACCCACGCAGACGTGAAGAAGTACCAGTGTGGCACCTGTTCTCGTACCTTCAGTCGCATGTCCTTGCTGCAGAAACACACCGCAACTGGCTGCTGCCCCTCCACAGCTTAA
- the LOC127428128 gene encoding uncharacterized protein LOC127428128 yields the protein MGVYIGLTLLGENKWSQVFRNCRVAAAEPHPPTQDSLPRLLSHSVRGKTPPEPRPGLGARAWDTGRSCQPLINTNGPAPTTNLSLRECFRAAILSVSNCLHTLSQAFLTTGILNFIKSISAVIVAQASVMSLCDFVCVLNQRQSPHCPVSILGCTHTRQSVPCPSTFDPQSPVHLTSVITLYHAWAWSREEVGSGMVQLTRYASSEIANHGRVRNDINDATGQRDYFGLRHRCSVYWKFGQTRVYRINWIQHTKTHKNDYLHACGYQRTIEQ from the coding sequence ATGGGAGTTTACATTGGCCTGACTTTGCTTGGAGAGAACAAGTGGTCTCAAGTGTTCAGAAACTGCAGAGTAGCTGCAGCCGAGCCCCATCCCCCCACTCAAGATTCCCTCCCACGGCTGCTCTCCCACTCAGTCAGGGGGAAAACGCCACCAGAACCTCGGCCAGGGCTTGGGGCTCGGGCCTGGGATACAGGAAGAAGCTGTCAGCCTCTTATAAACACGAATGGTCCTGCACCCACGACAAACTTGAGCCTGAGGGAATGCTTCAGAGCCGCCATACTGTCTGTGTCAAACTGCCTTCACACGCTAAGTCAAGCATTTCTCACCACAGGTATTCTAAACTTCATTAAAAGCATCTCTGCAGTTATAGTGGCTCAGGCCTCTGTTATGTCTCTCTGTGATTTTGTCTGTGTCTTAAACCAAAGGCAGTCGCCTCATTGCCCAGTCAGTATAttagggtgtactcacactaggcaatcTGTACCATGCCCGAGCACGtttgacccccaaagtccagttCATTTGACTAGTGTGATCACTCTGTACCATGCCTGGGCGTGGTCCCGAGAAGAGGTGGGCTCGGGCATGGTTCAGTTGACTCGGTACGCATCTAGTGAGATCGCTAACCATGGCCGAGTACGGAATGACATCAATGATGCAACTGGGCAAAGGGATTACTTTGGTCTACGGCataggtgcagtgtttactggaaatttgggcagacgagagtatacaggatcaactggatacaacacacaaaaacacacaagaacGACTATCTTCATGCTTgtggataccaaagaaccattgagcaatga